Below is a window of Pocillopora verrucosa isolate sample1 chromosome 6, ASM3666991v2, whole genome shotgun sequence DNA.
CTAAAGTAatagggaggggggaggggagaataGGTTAAGTGAACAAGGGTAAAAGATATCAAACTGAAGTaatgggggggagggggagagtaGGTTAAGTTAACAAGGGCAAAAGATATCAAACTGAAGtaatggggggagggggagagtaGGTTAAGTTAACAAGGGCAAAGGAGATCAAACTGAAGTCatgggggaagggggagagTAGGTTAAGTTAACAAGGGCAAAAGAGATCAAACTGAATtcatggggggagggggagagtaGGTTAAGTTAACAAGGGCAAAAGAGATCAAACTGAAGTCATGGAGGGGAGGGTAGAATAGGTCAAGTCAACAAGGGGAAAAGAGATTAAACTGAGGtaatgggggagggggagagggagaaTAGGTTAAGTTAACAGGGGCAAATGAGATCAAATTGAAGTattggggggggagggagagaaTAGGTTAAGTAAACATTGGGACGTATTTTACAGATTTCAGGCATCTCACGTAACAATTGGATTTGTATGAGCTTGAGATTTCCTATGAGCTTGAGATTTCCGTGCGTGATGGTTGCTTCTTGTTCACCATCATCAACTATTAGGCGAGAGGGTAGCTAAAACATGCTTTGACGGTTGACGGTCAAATCTCATGATGTGCTCATAATTGAACTGTTTGTTAGTTGTAAGTTTAAGTCCCAGACCTTAAATATATTCTATAAAGTATAATTTTTAGACGCATGATACCTTAGAGgtctaaaaaaattttagtaaGATCCTCTCTCATCACCAAGAGTCTTATCATCTTTCCAGGTCTTAATTCCGGCTCTTTAACGTGTTTATAAGAAATGCAACAATCCACAAACCACACTCCAATACGTGGCATGATTGTGTTACCTTCACAAATTCATTATTCAAAATACCTCTCGATGCAAATTAGGTGCCATGAATCTCTAAGATTGTTAAATGATCTTCTTTGTTTCATAAAAAGTTTCCCCCTTTATTGATCCAAGTTgggaattcttgaaaaaaatatatatacctctatcattttcttgaaaatgtatgtGAGGGAAGGTGAGAATGATATTCAGTTTAAaacatgagtgcaaattaaGGTTTTCCTTTTTACTGGCAATACTTCCTAACCTTTCATATCAAATTTATGAATGTgtcagggaaattttattttcattcagatCCGTAAATAacaggggggaggggaaaagacaaacacaaaataaataaataaataaataattacaacaaaacaaaaaaagaaagattttacaAGCGATTTGTGTAACCATGACGGCTCCTTGTTCTATTTACCAATCTCTTACATGATTCTTCTGTCGGCCCTTACTATTCAGCCAGATAAGTCAGACATGATACCTTTAAACAAGATTCAACCAGCATGGAAGTGTTTATTCATTTTCCCTACCCTCGTGATGGCTACTTTAATCTTTACCACGTGGAAATTCGACTCTGCTAAAACCCCAAACCAAGTGAAAGCGACGCAAGAATTATTTCTCTATCTTACTCAAACCGAAAGATGTCTTCGAAAGAATGTCACTTTAAATCTGGATTTAGGCAACCGTTCAAAATGTCGCTGTGACGTTGTTGTTTTAAGTTATAAAGTAGAGTGCCGAGAATATCGCCCAGCTCACTTCACCTATTTGTTTGACAACACAACCACTTGGGGATCCGGTCGTAACAGGCTTTTCTTCCACGCTTTAGAGAGAAACACCAATTACTTGTATTACATATTTCTTGACGATGACATCTCCCTGAAATTCAACAAAAGAGCAACTCCAGCAATGAGACAACTCAGTCCAATCCAAGCTTTCCAAAACTGGCTTCTGGATTACGAGCCTGCCGTTGGTGTAATGGACTATTCGAACAATCCAGCGAAATCTTTAATCCAACTAAACTGGAAGATTTGCAATAAGAACCTTGTAAACCACACTTCGGTTACAAGTCCGATCATATATTTCGATCCTGTTATTAATGCCTTTCATGCAAAAGCGGTCGTCCACATATTTCCGCTGGATACACGATTTGA
It encodes the following:
- the LOC131780715 gene encoding uncharacterized protein, producing MATLIFTTWKFDSAKTPNQVKATQELFLYLTQTERCLRKNVTLNLDLGNRSKCRCDVVVLSYKVECREYRPAHFTYLFDNTTTWGSGRNRLFFHALERNTNYLYYIFLDDDISLKFNKRATPAMRQLSPIQAFQNWLLDYEPAVGVMDYSNNPAKSLIQLNWKICNKNLVNHTSVTSPIIYFDPVINAFHAKAVVHIFPLDTRFEQVSWWFTDKYLCSVVEIKFRGQALLFFPVTVYNPLHRPYPRSHTGTKKAWREFIQDVKRDVPERFANHSLLREFKKDPRLYTRKSQTYCMNVTRHEEIVPFAHFVREEDKKKTFNID